The DNA sequence GATGGTGTCCTTCATGGTATGGTTGGGGGTCCGTCCAAGTGATGCTCTACGAAACGCTCGATCTCGTACAGCTCGGTTGCCTGCAGCAGCGGCTCGGCGGGGCCCGCCAGCGGCGGATGCGACCCGCGATAGACAGCGATGGGGGTCCGATAGCGACGCGCAAGTGCGATCTCCGACAGCGTACCGCCGCCGCCCGGCAGCGCTACAACCACGTGACTGCTCAGGATATTGATGTGGTTGCGACTCGACAGGTCGGTTCCATCGGCTCCCCGCGCCGGCAGATGGGTCTGTATCACCAGATCCACGTGGGGGTTGGGGTAGCCGGAAGGCGGTAGCGGTCGCTGACTGCTCGACGCGTGCCGGGCAGCAGGCACGATGCCGACCACCAGGCCTTGCGTTCCCGCGGCTCGAAAGTGCTTCGCCACCGAGGCCATCACCCCGCCGCCGCCACCGCACAGTAGATGGACGCCCAGGCGAGCCAAGTAGGCGCCCAAGGGCCGCGCCAGATCCTCGTGGGCCGACGTGCCAGAGCCCATGACGCCGACTACGCGCATACGTGTTGCTCCTCCTCGAAATGGCCGCTGTGTTCTCCACCGTCACGCCTTTTGGGGCCCGCGGAAGAATAGGGCTATTTTGCCACGAGCTCGAATCGGCCTTGAAGTATCGTGGGTATTTGGGTATCAATGGGGGTGCTCTCAGGGGAGGATGCGGGAGCCCCGCCTTGCCATCCCCCGCCTTGCCATCCCCCGCCTTGCCATAGCTTGCTCGTAGCACGATGATGGACTTGACCCCCGTCGTCGTAGGTGGTGCGCCGCAGCGGCGGGAGCGATCAATAGTGGTCGGCGATGCAGGCCGCAAGTTCCACACCAGACCACTTCGCGAACTGCTGGAGACCTTGAATGCTAATCGTGCACGTCTGCGTTCGCGTCAAGCCTGAATGCACCGCCGCGTTTTCCGAAGCCACCGTGGCGAACGCTCGTGCCAGCATCCA is a window from the Pseudomonadota bacterium genome containing:
- a CDS encoding molybdenum cofactor carrier protein — its product is MRVVGVMGSGTSAHEDLARPLGAYLARLGVHLLCGGGGGVMASVAKHFRAAGTQGLVVGIVPAARHASSSQRPLPPSGYPNPHVDLVIQTHLPARGADGTDLSSRNHINILSSHVVVALPGGGGTLSEIALARRYRTPIAVYRGSHPPLAGPAEPLLQATELYEIERFVEHHLDGPPTIP